The Natrinema pellirubrum DSM 15624 region GCTGCTCGACGACCTCGAGCCCTCTCTCGAGCGTGGGTGGTCGGTCCTGTTCGTCGAACCCTCGGACGCGGCGATGGTCGTCGACGAGTACCGATCGCTACTCGCGGACGGCCGGGTGGAGCGGCTCGCGGCGAACGCCTACGGCGTCTGTGAGTACGTCGACGAGCGCCGGCTGGACGAGGTGATCGCGTTCGACGAGTCAGTGACGGCGGGGACGCCGGTGACGTTCCACGGCCACTGCCACCAGAAAGCGCGCGGTGCGGACCACCACGCCGTGGGCGTCCTCCGGCGGGCGGGCTATGCCGTCGAGCCGGTCGATTCGACGTGCTGTGGGATGGCCGGGAGTTTCGGCTACGAGGTCGAACACTACGATCTCTCGAAAGCGATGGGGTCGTTGCTTCGGGAGCAACTCGAGGCGAGTTCGGCCGAGTCGTCGGGCAACGACAGCGAGACGATCGTCGCTGCGCCCGGCACCTCCTGTCGGACACAGGTCGGTGACCTCGAGGGGTACGATCGGCCCGCTCACCCCGTCGAACTGCTCGCTCGAGGGCTCGAATCCGAATAGTTAGAATCTGGATTGCCGGTTTCGTCGGGTGGACGGCGGCACGAGCCGTCTTGCTACCGTGGCAACACGGAGCGGCCACGCCCTCCCCAACCGATTCGCTTCCTCCTTTCAGTCGGTCGCTCATCCCTCGCACGGAGTCGCGCCGCGGTTCGCCCTGACGGCGAACCGCGACCCAGCGCGCGCCACCGCATCGCGGTGGATCAGCCCTCGTCGTCGATGCCGGCCGCCCGTCGGTACTCCTCGAGCAGCGTGGGGAACTGGCCGCCGCGGACGTACCGCAGGCCGAACTCGTCGGCCCAGGAGATGATCCCGCGGTCCTCGGTGACGACGCCGGCGTCGAGTTCGCGCGCGAGGATCAGCAGATCGAAGTCCTCACGGGAGTCGAGGACGCCCTGACGGAGTGCCCGCCGATATTTGTCGCGCAGGTCCGAGACGACGCGGTCGGCGTCGGTCATGTACTCCTCGCGGTCGCCGTCGCCCGAGCCGTGGGCGAGTTCGTCCGGATCGAGCTGTTCGACCTCGCGGATCGCCTGTTCGGAGACGCGAAGCCCCCGATCGACCCGGTCGCTCATCTCGTCGATGAACTCGTAGACGATGTTCGCCGGAATGGTAACGCCGTACCGGTCGGGGCTCTTGCGGACGACCCACGTGTCGAGCCGCGAGAAGACCTCGTCGTCGACGTCGCGCTCGCGCAGCATCGTCGCGAGTTCGTCGTGGATCGACGGGGGGACATAACAGGAGATGTTGAGTTCGAGGCGCGCGGTCGCAACGAGGTCGAGTAGGCGGATTACGGCCGTCTCTATCCCCTCGTCGTCCCGTCGGATCTCCTCGGTGATGAACAGCGACGTGTCGAGGACGAACCGCTGGCGTGGGGGGTCACCGGACATACGCGGAGGTTCGACGGTCCGACACAAAGAGGTCGGCCCAAAAACGGGTCGGGACCCGGCTGCTCGCGACCGGTCCGAGGACGGCCCGGTGTTTTTGGGCCGGTGCGTGGTCGGACGACGTATGGACCGGGACGCGTATCGCGAGCGGCTCGCGGCCACGACCGACGATCCCGCGGACCTCTTCGAACACTTCGAGGAGCGGTCGGTGGCGGGCCGGACCCACCACGTCCTCACGGCCGCGCGCCACGGCGTCGAGCGCGGGACCGTCGTCGTCGAGGACGCCGACGTCGTCGTCCGCGGCTACCCGAGCATCCCGCGGATCCTCGTTCTCGAGCCCGGTATCGAGTCGTTCTTCGCGGGCACCGAGACGGTCGTCGTCGAGGAGAAACTCGACGGGTTCAACGTCCGGATCGCGGCCGTCGGCGGCGAGCCGCTTGCGTTTACCCGAAGCGGCTACGTCTGTCCGTATACGACCGCCCGGGCGCGGGCCCTGCTCGACCTCGAGCCCTTCTTCGAGAGACACCCCGAGACGGTCCTCTGTGCGGAGCTGATCGGTCCGGAGACGCCCTATACGACCACCGACTACGCGGGGGTCGACTCCCACGACGTCCGCGTGTTCGACGTTCGGGACGGGGAGTCCGGCGAGCCGATGCCGGTCGCCGACCGGCGCGCGCTCTGTCGGGCGTTCGACTTCGGCCAGCCGCGGTGTTTCGGGCGGGCGGCCCCGTCGGAAGCGGTCGAGATAGCCGCGGCCGCCATCGCCGACCTCGACGCCGCCGGCCGGGAGGGCGTCGTGTTGAAGTCGGCCGACGGGGAATCGATGGTCAAGTACACGACGGCATCCCAGCATCGCGAGGAACTGGCCTACGCGTTCTCCTTGCCGTTCGAGTGCGGCCGCGATTTCGTCTTCTCGCGGATCGTCCGCGAGGCGTTTCGGGCCGCCGAGTTCGCCGAGAGCGACGACCGGCTCCGGGAGCGAGCCCACGGCCTCGGCGAAGCGATCCTGCTACCGATGGTCGCGACGATCCGTGCGGTGGCCGCCGACGAACCGATCGGCCAGCGCCACACCGTCAGGGGCGACCCCGACGCGCTCGAGGCGCTGTTCGATCACCTCCGCGAGCAGTCGCTGACCATCGAAATCGAGGCCGACCGCCGCGAGGACGGCGACCGCGTCGTCGCGTTCCGGAAGGTAGCCGACTCGAGCCGGGATCGGATCCGACACTATCTCGACGGCGGGACGCGAGACGAGTGACGGCGCGAGTCAGGACGAGGTGGCATCTGTCGCTGACTCGGGGCGGTCGGACGCGTGGACCCGACCTCACCGTCGGCGCTCGACTCCCGAACGAATCATTTAGGCGTCAGCCGGCGGTACGAGGGTGTATGCCCGTACCCAAATCGGAGTTCGAGAGTCTCCCGCCGTGTGACTTCTACACCCCCGCGGAACTGCTCGAGGAGGACCGGATGTACACCGTCTACGAGATCGCCCGCCTGCTCCAGGGGATCGAACCGGACGCCGACATCGACCGCGAGACGGAGGATATCCTGCTCGACTGGGCGATTCCGTGGGTGATGACCAACGCCGAGGACCTCGTAGTCGCCGAACCCCGCGACGAGGACGAACCCGGCTACTACGGCCTGCGGGAATGATCCTGCTCGTGGTCGGTGCCGACCGTGTCGACGCCGGCAAGACCACGTTCTCGGCCGGCCTCCTCGAGCGGACCGGCGCGGTCGGCTACAAGCCCCGTGCCGGCAATGACTTCTGGTTCGACCACGACGACTGTCGCCGGGCACTCGCCGACGGGCGACTGTACGGCAAAGACGCCGCGCGACTCTCGGCGGCCGGCGGCCGCGAGCGACTGCCCGAACGGCTCAACCCCGTCCATCGGCTGTGGCGGCCCGCTCCCGACGGCGGGACGGGACTGCTCGGCCGCTCGGACCGGGAGTTCGTGATCGACCGAATCGGTCGGGACCCCGACGACCCGCTGTTCGTTCGCAACGCCACCGCCGACGTGCCGGACCGGGTCGCCGAGGCGCTCCCGCTTTCCGACGCCCTCCCCGTCGAGACCGTCGACGAGTTCAACGCCCTCGCCGAGCGCGAGTACGTCCCCGCCTTCGAGCGACTGGCTGCCGAGATCGAGGCCACGGAGGTGGCCGTCGTCGAGTCCTACAGCGACATCGCGCTTCCGCTCGACTCCCTCGAACCGGCGTCGATCGCGGCCGTCGCGGCCGTCGAACCTGGCCGCGCCCGGATCTATCCGGGCGGTCGCTACGCTCGGGCCTGCGAGGTCGCCAGCTCCAGCCCCCGTGATGGGGCCGTCGAGAAACGCGTCCCCGACGTTCTCGAGTATCTCGACCCCCTCGAGCGGGTTCGGCTGCCGGCGCTCGGGGGCGACGACCGGGACGATCCCGCACGGATCGCTGGCGCGTATGCGGACGCCTACGACGCACTGCTGGACGCCGCCGGCCGGGCGTAGCTCGCAAAAACGCCCGCAGTCAGGACTGTCGGGCCATCCGCGCCGAGAGTTCGACGTGGTCGTATGGATCCGTCGTCACGCTCGGGCCGTGGCCGGTGTGCATCTCTGCAAGGTCGGGGTCGATCCGCTCACGGACGCGATCGATGCTCTCGATCAGCGTCGCTCGGTCGCCCTCCTCGAGGTCGGTTCGGCCGAAACTCCCGTTCTGGAAGATCAGATCGCCGGCGAAGAGGACGCCGGCCGATTCCGAGTAGAAACAGAGGTGGTCGTTCTTGTGGCCGGGGGTATGCAATGCGACGTACTCGTGGTCGCCCAGCCGGACGGTCGCCTCGTCATCGATGGCGTGATCGACGCCGTCGATCGACGGGTCGAAACCCCACGCGTCGACGCCGAAGGCGTCTTTGACTGCCGCGAGGTTCCCGACGTGATCGCGGTGAGTGTGAGTGAGAATTACTGCCTCGAGGTCGTCGACGTGGTTACGAGCGGCCGCGACGACGTCGAAGTTCGCACCGGTATCGATGACGACGGGTCGGTCGCCGTCGACGAGGAAGACGTTGCTGGTAAACACCTGGACACCCTGCGCGAGATTGGCAATCATAGCCAGCGGTACGCGGCCGATCGGTTTGTGGGTATCGACACGCAGCCGTGGCGTCCGTCGCGGCGGGCACTTGGGGTGTCCACCCGACTCGCCGATGGGGATGACAACCGGCCCCATCGGTTCGGTAGCGATATTCACAAGCATTTTTAGCTCCGGCACGTAGTGGAAGACGAATGAATCGGCCGGGATCCGTCGGACTCGTCGTCCTTCTCGTTCTCTCGTCCGTCCTCGCCGTCGGCACAACGGCATCGCTGGCGGCCGGCGGGCCGGGCGACGCCGTCTCGACGACGCCGGTTGAGCCACAGACTGAGGCCGCGATCGCACCCCAGGACTCGCGGGGACTGCTCAGACAGGAGACGCGGGAGTTCGACAATACGACGTTCGAGATCCGCGTCCACGAGAACGGCAGCGCGACCTGGACGTTCCGATACGAACAGCGGTTTACCGACGACGAGAACGCGACCAGAACCCAGGAGAACTTCGAGGACTTCGCCGAGGAGTTCCGGGCCAACGAGACCGGCCTCTATGATCGGTTTACCAACCAGTCACGCGAACTGACCCAGGCCGGTATGCAGGAATCCGGCCGGGAGATGGAAGCGACGAACTTCCGGCGATCGGTACGGGTCGAAGACCAGTTCACGCCGACCGGAGTCGTCGAGATGTCGTTTACGTGGACGAACTTCGCCGACGTGCAGGACGACCGGCTCGTCGTCGGGGACGTCTTCGACGGGGTGCCGCTCTCCGCGGAGCAGGCGATCGTCATCGAGGCGGGCGGCGATCTGACCTTCCGGTCGATCGAACCCGACGACGCCCAGTACGCCGGCGGCTCGCTCACGGACGCGGAGTCGGTTCGCTGGAGCGGCAAACGGGAGTTCATCGACGGACGGCCGCGAGTCGTGTTCGATCGCCCCGATTCGGCCGCCATCGGCGACGGCAACACGGGGCTGCTCGGCGGGAACCTCGTTCCGATCCTCGTCGGTGTCCTGCTACTCGTCGTCGGCGTCGTGGCCGCCGTCTGGTACCGACGATACGGTCCCGTCAGCGACGACGAATCGACGTCCGACGACGAACCGGCGGCTCCCGCTGGCGGAGCGGCCGCCGGTGCCGGCTCCGCCGTCGGTTCAGCCGACGCCGCGGACGACTCCGAGTCGATCCCCAACGAGGAGTTACTGACCGACGAGGACCGCGTCGTCAAGCTCATCCGCGAGAACGGCGGTCGGATGAAACAGGTCAACATCGTCGAGGACACCGGCTGGTCGAAGTCCAAAGTGAGCATGCTGCTCTCCGACATGGAAGAGGAAGGCACGATCAGCAAACTCCGCGTCGGCCGCGAGAACATCATCAGCCTCGAGGGGTTCGAACCCGAGGCGACCAAGTCGCCGTTCGAAGAGTAGCTCGATCGACAAATACCTGCGTGAGAGCGTTCAACACCCCCGGGACGAAACGGAATGCTTAAACGTCAGACGGCGCTACGATGGAATGCACTCGCGACGCGTCGGGACACGACGCAGCACGCTCCGATGGTGTAGTCCGGCCAATCATATTGCCCTCTCACGGCAATGACCAGGGTTCGAATCCCTGTCGGAGCATCCTACCCCGCCGCCTTCTCGTGGTTTTCACCGTGAACTAACCACAGGTAAACGTATGTTCACGGGCAATGCGGTTCAGATGGTGCATCGACCCCGACGCCGTCTTGCGATTCCACTGTGTCGTGAGGCAATGAAGTTCAAGGGGGAAAATCGGCCGCCGTCTTGCGATTGGCGAAATCGAGAGGCAACGACCTGGGTTCCCGTCACGGAGGTCAGGCAATGAAAGACGCGGACCAGGCAACCGACCCCCTCGAAGACATCACGCTCATCCCTGGGCCGACAGAAGAATTACTAAATGAGCGGCAATTCCTCAACTACCGAAGTGAGCGAGAACAGTGCCTTGAATGGCTGTTAACATTCGGTATAGATCCGAAGACAGCTGATGGGTACGCAAAAACAACCGTCAGCAATCGCGCGTTCCGAATGGACCAGTTCTACCGCTGGGTTTGGGAGCAGGAAGGTGGGTACACTACGAGTCTCACTCACGACCACGCTGACAATTACTTGCGCCACTTAGCTGGCCAACAGAAATCAAACGCGCACAAGAATTCGTGTCGGAAGGCCTTGATGATGCTCTACAAGTGGCGTCATCATCAACGGGGTGCAGACAAGTGGGAGCCAGAGATTACGTTCTCCCGCAAAAACCAATCAACGACGCCACGGGATTACTTAACGCGCGAAGAGCGGACTGCCATCCGCGACGCGTCACTGGAGTATGGAAGTGTCCCTAATCGTGATAACGTCTACGGTGACGAGCGAGACCAGTGGGTTGCGTACCTGGCACAACGATTCGAGAAGCCGAAGACAGAAGTGACGGAAGCAGATTGGGAACGCGCGAACAAATGGAAGATACCGAGCCTTGTCGCCACGAGCCTCGATGGTGGTCTACGCCCGATTGAGGTTGAACGCGCACGAACGTCGTGGGTGGACGTCGACAACGGTGTCCTTCGAATCCCGAAAGAAGAGTCCTCGAAGAATACAGAACACTGGATTGTTAGTCTCCAGACCCAGACTGTCGAGATGCTGGATCACTGGTTGACACAACGAGCAACGATCGAAAAGTACGATGACACCGACGCGCTTTGGTTGACGAGAAGGAGCAATCCGTACCAGACCTCGTCACTCCGGAATTTGCTTCACCGGCTCTGTGAGATCGCAGAGATCTCCACAGAGAATCGGCAAATGAGTTGGTATGCCATCCGGCATTCGACAGGAACGTACATGGCGCGTGAGGAAGGACTCGCGGCTGCCCAGACTCAACTCCGTCATAAGTCGCCAGAAACGACGATGAAGTACGATCAAGCACCGGTCGAAGACCGGAAGAACGCGTTAGATCGAATGGGGTAGTTCCCTGTGTAGTGGGGCAGCGTTACTCTTCTGTCCCGTCTTGAAGGATTTGCCTCGTGATATCGACACGGGCTTCAGTCGTATCCGGAATCACCGCATCGATGTGGAGGCCGCCGCCATGCGTCTTGGAGACCGCCGTAGTTGTCTCGTTTGTCTCCTGTGCTGGTTGAGTGTTCGTAGTGGCTGTTGACGAGGTCGCGTCTGCCTCTTCTGCGAAGGGGTTGTATTCGGGATCTGCTGCTGCCTTCTCTGCTTTTCGCTGGGTTTCGTTGAGCCGGAGTTGAAGCTTTTCGACTGGGGTCTGGTTGTACGCCTCTTGTGTCGTCTCGTATCGTTCGTGTCGCAGTTGATCGTTGGCTTCGGACAGTTCTCCCTCGGCAGTCACGTTCCGCCCCATCGTCTGGCGGAGACTGTACCAGACGATCTTCCGATCATCTGTTTTGATCTCTGCTTCTTCGCATAGATTGCGCAGAAGGTTACAGAGACTCCCGGATTGGTAGGGGTTTCCCTCCCTGTTGAGCCAGATCTTGTTGCTCCCATCGTACTTTTCGAGGTGACGTCGCTCCTGAAACCACCCACTCAGCACATCTCCAGACCTGTCTGACAGGCCTATCTCTTCTTTTTCGCGTTCTTTGCAGGCGTACTCAGTTGGTATTTTGAGTGTGTTCGACTTCGGGTCGTACCAATGCGTTTCGGCGTTTCCGATTTCGATCGGTGCGAGTCCAGCATCGAACCCAACGGTTACCATGGAGTTGACTTTCCCACTCCAATCAGCATGCAACCAATCGTTTCGCGTCACGTCTTCTTTCGGGATTCCAAGCCGCTGTGCAACGAGGCCATCTATTTTCTCCCGTTCGTCAACAGGCGTATCGTAGTACGATGGGAGTGCGCCATAGGACTCTGCTGCCTCAAACAAGAGTCCCAGTTCGCGGTAGGTGAATCGGTACGCGGATTCACCTTTCTCGTCACTGAAGTTGATTTTTGATTCCCACTCGTAGTCCATCGTCCCTTCGTAATACCGCCATCTGAAATAGCACTCCAGAGTGTCGGCAAATTTTCTCTTCGTCGATTCACCGTACTCTTCGCCTTTGTTCTTCCCTCGTTGTTTCGTGATCTCTGCTCGATCAATCATCAACAGGAGATTGTCGGCATGCTCGTCCTCGATTTTCGCAGGATCGTCCGGATCGAAATACGTGATTGAGAATCGATGGAGTTGATCAAGACGGTTGAGGTAGTTCTTTGCCGTCGATTCGTTAAGTCCGATTTCTCTCCTTGGATTCTTTCCCTTATCGATCATCCACGTGTGCAGGTCCCTATACGCTCGTTGGACGTCTTCTGCTGCATCACCGAGTTCTCTTCGCAACTGTTGAGTGATGTCAGCAGGTGATTTTGAACTCGCCATCTGACGCGAAGCGGAATAGCATCCATCCAATTAAAAACCCTTGTTCTAGATTCTATGGTAGTGACATATATTAATAGAATGTAAAAGTGCATATTGGCCCTACAATCGCTCACAGTACCCATTGTTCCCCTATAGGCGAGTCGAGAAAACTGACCGGGCTTAGCGACCGTCAGAACAGATTACTGGATCGCTTCAACAACAAAATCTTCAGAATCGCAAGCAGGCGCAAACCCTGAGCGAGGTTGACGGCGTAGTTGATGGAGAGAGGCAACTACTGCTCTTGGACGGATTTATTGCCAACTAGTTGTAATTTGAAGCATGGATGAACTTACGGCGAACATCTCGTTCGACAGGTTCACTTATATATTTGCGTTCTGAACATCTCCTTCCCATCAAACCCTGAAGACCCAGGATTCCGGGAAGCCCAAGAAGACCCCACCCAAGTACTAGAACGAGAAAATCCGATATTCAGCTACGTCGCCCGCCGGATGCTCACCGAGCAACCCTGGACCGACGGGAACGGCACTATCGAAGACGTTCGACGCATCTTCCGCGAGTTCTACGACGAAGCCGGTCGAGAGGAACCCGAGTACTTCCCAGCCGACGAACCAGCAGAGAAAAAGTACGATACGGGACGCCTCAAATGGTAGCGCGACATCCAAGGTGGCCACGTCACGTTCGAATCCGAGCCCGATGCGATCACTGCCGATTTCGACCGCGAAGAATACGAAGTGTACGACTACGAGAAGCGGTTCCCGAAACGGTTCATGTCCGAGAATATGTCTGAGTGAGTCATTTTCAAGATTCATTTTAATTCTATATGGTTGACTCAGATACTAGAGATTGTCAGAAAAAGACTCGTAGGTGGTTTGTTCTAACTCCCTTTGATTGAATCAGCCGGTAAGTAGATGTGCCAAACGACCGTTAGCCGATCAAGATGCCGAGAGACAACGCGACTCAATCGCATCGAAGTACGAAGAAGACAACATTACGTGGTTCGTGAACCACCTCGGGGTCAAGCCCCGAGGCACTCGCCTTGTTTCCTCTGTAGACGTCGAGTCAGGCGCATCTCTCGCCCGGAATCAGTATAATGATCTTCGAGATGAACTCAATGAATACGACGTAGTAGTTTCAACAGAGATCGATAGGCTCGGCCGATCATTCAGCGAACTCGCGTCTTTCGTTGAGGAACTCCGTGATCGAGGGATTGGTCTAGATTTAGTGGAACAGCCAGTTGATACGACAGGGAAAGAAGACTGGATGGGCGATCTAATGCTGAACATCCTCATCACGTTCGCAGATGCAGAGAGGAGGATGATCAAAGACCGCGTTCAGCAAGGTATCGACAAAGCCCGCCGTGACGGAAAGCGCGTCGGTCGTCCGCCGTTCGGCTACGACGTTGAGGACGGGTTCATGTACCAGGTTCCAGACGAGTATGCCCGCGCACAGAACTTCATTAGGGAAGTGAAGAAGGGTCGGTCGAAGCGAGCGACTGCAGAATTCTTCGAAATCCCCGAGAGTGCTATCCAGTCGATCTTGAAGCGTAGTGAGCAGAACTACGAAATCGCGTTCGATAATAACGAGTGGCGGATCGAGCGAGCAAAGTTGAGGCTGGGGAGAAAGATTTAGAACCGCTAGAAAAGGGAAGTGATGATTTTTGACTGGACTCTGTGGGAATGATCTGGACCCCACCCACACTGTATTCGAAATGAAATCTGTTATAGAACGTCTAGATAATCGACCCCCACACACCGTTTTCGAAATGAAATTGGGGCGTTAAACACAGATTCAGGGCCTCATACGCGATACTGCTAATAAATATTGATTCTACAGGTCACTTCTTTGAGTTCATTTCGATCACGGTGGCTTACTCAGCCAGTTTCACCGCATAATCCGCTCTCAGGCTGGATATGGGACAGTCTCTGTCTTCAATTTCTATGATTTCATTTCGATTGCGGTGTGAGGGTGATTCGCCTCTGGAACATCTCCCTCTACCTAATTTCATTTCGACCACGGTGTCCTCATCTCGATACTGCTCCTATTGCTTCGATTCCGATAGCACCCTGAGTCATTTCGATCATGGTGCCTTCATTTCGACTACACCCCCTTCATTTCGAAAAAGGTATTGCAGTTTAGTGTTTATCACCGATAATGAATCACAACCCATCCGACATGCAGGGAGATGGGAGCGAAGATATCACAGATCAGTCTTCTGAGTCATCTATCGTCGATAGCATCCTTGATGGCAAACGAAAAACAGTTTTCGAGAATAAACAACTCGTTGACTCGAACACGATCGTTGATCATAACCGGATCTATGGCCGTGATAAACAACTGGCAGCTGAGGCCCGGGCGTTTCGTGACACCCTCGACGGCGAACGTCCCCCAGATCTCTTACTCTACGGGCCAAGTGGTACTGGGAAAACACTCACGGTGAAAGCGGTCGCTGAGAAGGTAAAAGAACGCGCCACTCAGAACAAGATTGACTTCGACTTTATTGCGGTCAATTTCAAAACGATGGAGTCCCACTCGTTAGACCGCGCTGTCTGGAAACTCGGAAATCAAACCGCTAAGAAAGCCGGCGTCTCCTGGGATATCCCTCGGAAAGGTGTCTCCACCGATGCAAAATATGTCCGCCTCTACGAGATTGTTGACCGGCATTTCGATGCTCTTGTGTTCATACTCGACGAAATTGACACTCTTACTGGTCGCGCTAGTGATGATGAGCCTGCGTATTCTCGGTTACTCTACAGCTTGAGCCGAGTTATGGCCGAGCAGCATGTCGATACCCTCGTCTCAACGGTCGTGATCACGAACCATCCCAAATTCCGCGAGAATCTCGATAGCCACACCGATAGCTCGTACAATCCGACCGGTATCCATTTCTCCGATTATGATGCTAACGAACTCATCGAAATCCTCAACCGCCGACGCGACGCTTTCAAAGACGGGGCACTCGATGACGGCGTCATCGAACTCGTTGCTGCATACGGGGCGAAAAACGAGGGTGACGCACGTCGAGCAATCGACCTACTTCGTGATGCAGGAGAGTTGGCAAACAGGAACGGAGAGACAGTTGTTACAGAGCGGCATGTACACGCAGCCAATGACTCAGTCGTGAAAAACCGAGTGTTAGAAATTGTTGGTGGAATGTCTCTCCAGAAGAAGCTCTCGCTTTATGCTGCGGCCGTTGTCGCGGATGTGAATAATGGCGCGGCACCAAGTCCAGCAATTTACACGTTGTATCAGGAGATCTGCCAACGCACCGACCGCGATGTCTATACACAGGAAACGGTCAACAGCCACATCAACAAAGCAGGAACGTATGGTGTACTCGAAAGCGAGCGGACGAGCGGTGGCTTCAAAAGCGGTGTTCACCTCATGTTCACGTTCACAGAACCAGTTGACGCTGTAATTGAGACACTCGAAGAAGACGATACGTTTGACGAGATCGAGCTATCCACCGCTCGCTCGATTGCGCGACAATCTATCCGTAGCACTTGACATCTCTCAGAGTAAGACGTGAAAATCTTGGTGAGGTATCATAGAACGGTTGGTACGCCCAATCTCGACTCTCCAAAATCGCTCAATACAGGGCAAGCAGTTGCCGAAGCGGCTATCGATCTATCCGAATATGCCAAAAGCCACCTGCTGAATGTAGTGCGCGTCTCGGTCAAGAATCCATGGTAGCTATAGCGGGACTAGGCGGTCGCGGAAAGAACTGGCTGGAAGAACTGTACACAAAGCTTATCCCACTTTCATTTTCACAGGACATATGAGCCATTCACGGCGAACCGCGCTTAGCGTCCTCGGCACTGGGTTGCTAGGCGGACTGGCCGGGTGCAGTTCTAGCCTATCCAAGAAGCTAAATGATAAGCCCGACGCGCCCATTGTGCTGGAGAATCAGCACGATGAGAAGCATATGGTTTCGGTTGCGATCACGTCGATCCCGAGTACCGGGCTTGGCTACACCCATTACTTTTCTGGCGTGCATTTGGTTGCGGCTGTTGACAGCGAAATGGATGGTGAAGAACTTAACACACACACGTTTAATGAGGCTGAGTTATCGTCCATCGACCATACGTCGGGGGTGCTGGCGATGGTGATGTTGGACGACGAAACTGCCGTGCGTGAGGAGATCCCGCTCGATTCGGGGTTCGCCGAACTACAGATCCTTATCACCGAAGACGGCGAAATAGATATGCGCCCCGAGTGGCGCTCCGACACGTAGCCTCTACAAAAGTTTCTATCGTTCAGTACAGGGGATTCAC contains the following coding sequences:
- a CDS encoding Cdc6/Cdc18 family protein, with translation MNHNPSDMQGDGSEDITDQSSESSIVDSILDGKRKTVFENKQLVDSNTIVDHNRIYGRDKQLAAEARAFRDTLDGERPPDLLLYGPSGTGKTLTVKAVAEKVKERATQNKIDFDFIAVNFKTMESHSLDRAVWKLGNQTAKKAGVSWDIPRKGVSTDAKYVRLYEIVDRHFDALVFILDEIDTLTGRASDDEPAYSRLLYSLSRVMAEQHVDTLVSTVVITNHPKFRENLDSHTDSSYNPTGIHFSDYDANELIEILNRRRDAFKDGALDDGVIELVAAYGAKNEGDARRAIDLLRDAGELANRNGETVVTERHVHAANDSVVKNRVLEIVGGMSLQKKLSLYAAAVVADVNNGAAPSPAIYTLYQEICQRTDRDVYTQETVNSHINKAGTYGVLESERTSGGFKSGVHLMFTFTEPVDAVIETLEEDDTFDEIELSTARSIARQSIRST